A single window of Colletes latitarsis isolate SP2378_abdomen chromosome 11, iyColLati1, whole genome shotgun sequence DNA harbors:
- the LOC143348149 gene encoding uncharacterized protein LOC143348149 produces the protein MQDEISCEDPQFMNMLESCLLVEVKAAKQTLLGLQNDVKDFKSKVQSQLKTRKELKEAVQNAQENITSLTASLNKYAQNSGSQSLSYEFTLFNVHDRETKTVSEISSMIQLMSGNLDSDYKIMMLETERYDNILKEYENTWQMYHAKYEEFPLAKVRMEEKVKLEKLSVQKMVVEYKINEIKKMSSQRDRITWLRMRGKIVELSSTIVNYRQLEQQLTDLDKCIGDRKEDLNTINNEIAVRTKMAEEEKNVRAMKLLEMPPPTVHFAQMRTIYETRLKTSFADGWKRNLDNFDSMSVDTVMLEEMCLHDESNSSIPIRRSQIQSRKRGGSSDIASPYPAHEEEPERENASTTSETDGNAEQEAIDTIEERDHRMDHQEEEEVQPGNTKRSMSSSKDKRSAKENKSRADVEDEDVSTSKRMKLIEDALPASTLRERQMEKNLMVETRCSVSPMPKRAQGSFSVPRSSNYSFRANSNVSGPKGSGLVELASSGLRISKIESVRYNVLQRKKMMMDQDDPTPSSSRLDVPSPSPSVENMAKLRYIASPLTKIARNNRNPSGGLAERAGSSSQMIAKIGPDRYASPTTKPNLANSNLSMFTPGHFEYSDNSNISFFVNNNLPDLKGDQISLYEGSVRDYCECSNISTPRENAPMDPPVKNTAKLPARNSEQNFSQFDFSNIMKKNTERKHLF, from the exons ATGCAGGACGAAATCAGCTGCGAGGATCCGCAGTTTATGAATATGCTGGAGTCCTGCCTACTCGTGGAGGTCAAGGCAGCTAAACAGACGTTATTAG GTCTCCAAAACGATGTAAAGGATTTTAAGTCAAAGGTGCAGTCGCAATTGAAAACGAGAAAGGAGCTAAAGGAGGCGGTGCAAAATGCGCAGGAGAACATAACGAGCCTGACTGCCTCTTTGAATAAGTACGCGCAGAACAGTGGTTCTCAATCACTTTCATACGAATTCACATTA TTCAATGTTCACGACAGGGAAACCAAGACTGTCAGTGAAATTTCCAGTATGATCCAGCTGATGTCGGGTAACTTGGACAGTGATTACAAGATCATGATGTTGGAGACAGAACGATACGATAATATTCTCAAGGAGTACGAGAACACGTGGCAGATGTATCAT GCAAAGTACGAAGAGTTTCCACTAGCGAAGGTCAGAATGGAGGAAAAGGTCAAGCTGGAGAAGCTTTCTGTCCAGAAGATGGTAGTCGAGTACAAAATTAACGAGATAAAGAAAATGTCGAGCCAACGCGACCGCATCACGTGGCTGAGAATGCGCGGGAAGATAGTCGAACTTTCCAGTACGATTGTCAATTATAGACAGCTCGAACAACAATTAACAGATTTGGATAAATGTATCGGTGATCGCAAAGAGGATCTAAACACCATAAACAACGAG ATCGCTGTGCGTACGAAGATGGCAGAAGAAGAGAAGAACGTTCGCGCCATGAAGTTACTGGAAATGCCACCCCCAACTGTTCACTTCGCCCAGATGCGGACGATTTACGAGACCAGATTGAAGACTAGCTTCGCGGACGGTTGGAAACGGAATTTGGACAATTTTG ATTCTATGTCGGTGGACACGGTGATGCTAGAGGAGATGTGCCTACACGACGAGAGTAACTCCTCCATTCCGATTCGACGGTCGCAGATTCAAAGTAGGAAGAGAGGAGGTAGCAGCGACATCGCGAGTCCTTATCCAGCCCACGAGGAGGAACCGGAACGCGAGAATGCAAGCACTACTAGCGAGACGGACGGAAACGCGGAACAGGAAGCGATCGACACGATCGAAGAACGGGATCATCGAATGGACCaccaggaggaggaggaggtccAGCCAGGAAATACTAAGCGATCCATGTCGTCGAGCAAAGATAAGCGGTCGGCGAAAGAGAACAAATCCCGCGCGGACGTGGAAGACGAAGACGTTTCGACGTCGAAGAGGATGAAGTTGATCGAGGATGCGTTACCGGCCTCGACTTTGAGAGAAAGGCAAATGGAAAAGAACCTGATGGTCGAAACACGTTGCAGCGTATCGCCGATGCCCAAGAGAGCTCAGGGCAGTTTTAGTGTCCCACGTTCGTCCAACTATAGCTTCCGCGCAaacagcaacgtatctggcccgaAAGGCAGTGGGTTGGTCGAATTAGCATCGTCTGGTCTGAGAATCTCGAAGATCGAGTCGGTTCGTTACAACGTATTGCAAAGGAAGAAAATGATGATGGATCAGGACGATCCTACTCCTTCGA GTAGTCGCTTGGACGTTCCATCTCCGAGCCCCAGCGTTGAGAATATGGCGAAGCTTCGTTACATCGCGTCGCCGCTGACGAAGATAGCGCGGAACAATCGCAATCCCTCCG GTGGTTTGGCTGAACGGGCTGGATCTTCGAGCCAAATGATCGCGAAGATCGGACCGGATCGTTACGCGTCCCCGACGACCAAGCCGAATTTGGCCAATTCTAACCTCTCTATGTTCACTCCAGGCCACTTCGAATACTCTGATAATAGCAATATCAGCTTTTTCGTCAACAATAATTTGCCGGATCTGAAAG GTGATCAAATATCGTTGTACGAGGGATCGGTTCGCGATTACTGCGAGTGTTCCAACATATCGACGCCTCGGGAGAACGCACCGATGGATCCACCAGTGAAGAATACCGCAAAATTACCAGCTCGAAACAGCGAGCAAAACTTCTCAC AATTCGACTTCAGCAACATAATGAAGAAGAACACGGAGCGAAAGCATCTATTCTAG